CCGGATTTGCGCTCCCCCGATGAGGCGGCGCATTTCCTCATCCGTTTGCGCCAGTTGGTGCGCTGGCTGGATGTTTCCGAGGGCAACATGGAAAAGGCGCACATCCGTTGCGATGCCAATGTGTCCATTCGCCCGACAGGCGCCGATTACCTCAACCCGAAGACGGAAATCAAAAATGTGAACTCCATCGAATCGGTCCGCGAGGCCATCGCGACGGAGATCAAGCGCCAGATTCGCGAGGTGGAAGCCGGGCGAGAAATTCAGGCCTGGACCCTGGAATGGGACGAGGATGCGGGCGTGCTACACAAGATGCGCTCCAAGGAGACTGAGGCCGATTATCGCTACTTTCGCGAGCCGGATTTGTTGCCCTTGGTTCTCGACCCGGCCTGGAAGGAACGCATTCTCAGCCGCCTGCCCGAACTGCCCCTGGAGCGCCGCGCCCGCTTTATGGAGGCTTATGGTTTGCCCGAATATGATGCGGATATCCTCACCGCAGAGCGCAGCCTTTCGGAGTACTACGAGGCAGCGCTCAAGGCTTACGGCGGTGACCCCAAGCGGGTGTCCAACTGGGTGATCAATGAGGTGCTGCGCTTGCTCAACGAGCGGGGCTTGACGGCGGCGGCGTTGCGCGTCAAACCGGAGCATCTGGCCCGCATCATTCAGTTGGTGGACGCCGGGACGGTCAACACCTCCACCGGCAAGGCCTTGGTGGAAAAGGTGCAGGATACGGGAAAGGCCCCGGACCGCATCGTGGAAGAGGAGGGGTTGGCTCAGGTGAGCGACGAGGGCGCGCTCCGGGCCATTTGTGA
This Anaerolineae bacterium DNA region includes the following protein-coding sequences:
- the gatB gene encoding Asp-tRNA(Asn)/Glu-tRNA(Gln) amidotransferase subunit GatB, whose product is MEYEAIIGLEIHIQLNTETKIFCGCKADSWGDPPNTNICPVCTGQPGVLPVLNRAVVEKAALLAAAMHAEVQEVSFFDRKNYFYPDLPKGYQISQFDQPLAKGGYLDLPMPEGYTRRVSIIKMHIEEDAGKTKYENGRRLIDFNRCGVPLVEMVTGPDLRSPDEAAHFLIRLRQLVRWLDVSEGNMEKAHIRCDANVSIRPTGADYLNPKTEIKNVNSIESVREAIATEIKRQIREVEAGREIQAWTLEWDEDAGVLHKMRSKETEADYRYFREPDLLPLVLDPAWKERILSRLPELPLERRARFMEAYGLPEYDADILTAERSLSEYYEAALKAYGGDPKRVSNWVINEVLRLLNERGLTAAALRVKPEHLARIIQLVDAGTVNTSTGKALVEKVQDTGKAPDRIVEEEGLAQVSDEGALRAICEQIVANNPDEVAKYRDGKTGLIGWFVGQVMRETRGKANPKEVQRILRELLEG